In Urechidicola croceus, a single window of DNA contains:
- a CDS encoding ABC transporter permease translates to MFDIDRWREIFESINKNKLRTVLGAFTVALGIFIFTVLFGMGNGLKNTFNSFFIDDAQNMIFIRPGYTSMAHKGFKENRRIQFKNEDLELLKKEFGSKIEYISARFYNGVTARNKKESGVYTVRAVHPDHQYLENTIITEGRFIDGNDIINRTRYIVIGRLVEQDLFKNQTALGKFLNLNGIMYKVVGVFRDEGGDQEERNIYAPVTTLQGIYKGTDHIHQIALSYNLAIGVDGARRLARDIESTLKEKHFIAKEDRSGIRVRSAFEDVAQNMAFANMLQLIVLWIGIGTLFAGAIAIGNIMVFVVKERTKELGIRKALGAKPGSIVGLILQESIFITAVAGYVGIIFAIFTLNSIGDKLEDYFITDPQVNKSTIIWATIILILVGAIAGFIPARRAAKIKPVEALAED, encoded by the coding sequence ATGTTTGATATTGATCGTTGGAGAGAAATATTTGAATCAATCAACAAGAATAAGTTGAGAACTGTTCTAGGTGCATTTACTGTAGCCTTGGGAATTTTTATTTTCACGGTACTTTTTGGAATGGGTAATGGATTAAAAAATACATTTAACTCTTTTTTTATTGATGATGCGCAGAATATGATTTTTATTAGACCTGGATATACTTCAATGGCTCATAAAGGGTTCAAAGAGAATAGAAGAATTCAATTTAAAAATGAAGATTTAGAGTTACTTAAAAAAGAGTTTGGAAGTAAAATTGAATATATCTCGGCAAGATTTTACAACGGAGTTACAGCAAGAAATAAAAAAGAATCTGGAGTTTATACAGTTAGAGCAGTACATCCTGATCATCAATATTTAGAAAATACTATTATTACTGAAGGACGATTTATAGATGGTAACGATATAATTAATAGAACAAGGTATATAGTAATAGGGCGATTAGTTGAGCAAGATTTATTTAAAAATCAAACGGCGCTTGGTAAATTTTTGAATTTAAACGGTATAATGTATAAAGTTGTAGGCGTTTTTAGAGATGAAGGAGGTGATCAAGAAGAGAGAAATATTTATGCACCAGTTACAACTTTACAAGGAATTTATAAAGGAACTGATCATATACACCAAATAGCATTGTCATACAATTTGGCTATTGGTGTAGATGGTGCAAGAAGGTTGGCAAGGGATATTGAATCAACTTTAAAAGAAAAACATTTTATTGCTAAAGAAGATAGAAGCGGAATAAGAGTCCGTTCAGCATTTGAAGATGTTGCTCAAAATATGGCATTTGCCAACATGTTACAGTTGATTGTATTGTGGATAGGTATTGGAACTTTGTTTGCAGGAGCAATTGCCATCGGTAATATTATGGTATTTGTTGTTAAAGAAAGAACCAAAGAACTTGGTATAAGAAAAGCACTTGGTGCAAAACCTGGATCTATAGTAGGTTTGATCTTGCAAGAGTCAATATTTATTACAGCAGTTGCAGGGTATGTAGGAATTATTTTTGCAATTTTTACGCTTAATAGTATTGGTGATAAGTTAGAAGATTATTTTATTACTGATCCTCAGGTAAATAAAAGTACTATAATTTGGGCTACAATTATTTTGATTCTTGTAGGAGCAATTGCTGGTTTTATTCCAGCAAGAAGAGCCGCAAAAATTAAACCAGTTGAAGCATTAGCAGAAGATTAA
- a CDS encoding ABC transporter permease — protein MKFIFDKDSWQEIFGSIRKSKLRTAITVLGVLWGIFLFITLLGATRGMENGFDREFGNMATNSIFLWGERTSIPYKGFQRGKYMQLKIQDVDELKKKIPEIQFVAPRTQQGVFGGSGALVKRSTNSKNYKVFGDYPIIDEVSKVKLLEGRFLNMTDINESKKVCIIGEKIVDELYEKDDEKVGSFIEINGSFFQVVGVYKENSSSFFEQDDSIYMPFTTFRKMYNLGDNIGWMVISAYKDADIVKVEEEVKSILRLRHSVHPDDDRAFGSANLGEMFGKLMGFVTGMQFLTWFVGISTLLAGVIAIGSILLITVKERTKEIGVRRAIGATPSKIRGQIVLESVFLTTIAGALGIIFAGFVLWFLNSQFGENASDFPFTNPTVNIPIALGAVAALVIFGSLIGMIPAQRAVSIRPIEALREE, from the coding sequence ATGAAATTTATTTTTGATAAAGATTCGTGGCAAGAAATTTTCGGTTCTATCCGAAAAAGTAAATTACGTACAGCAATTACTGTTTTAGGAGTACTGTGGGGAATCTTTTTGTTTATTACATTATTAGGAGCAACTCGAGGTATGGAAAATGGTTTTGACAGAGAGTTTGGAAATATGGCAACTAATAGTATCTTTTTGTGGGGAGAAAGAACTTCAATACCCTACAAAGGTTTTCAAAGAGGAAAGTATATGCAGTTGAAAATTCAAGATGTTGATGAATTAAAAAAGAAAATTCCAGAAATTCAATTTGTTGCACCAAGAACACAACAAGGAGTATTTGGTGGTTCAGGAGCATTAGTTAAAAGAAGTACAAATAGTAAAAATTATAAAGTTTTTGGAGATTATCCAATCATTGATGAAGTGAGTAAAGTAAAATTACTTGAAGGTCGATTTTTAAATATGACAGATATCAATGAATCAAAGAAAGTTTGTATAATTGGAGAAAAAATTGTTGATGAACTTTATGAAAAGGATGATGAGAAGGTTGGGAGTTTTATAGAAATAAATGGTAGCTTTTTTCAAGTAGTAGGTGTTTATAAGGAAAACTCAAGTTCGTTTTTTGAGCAAGATGATTCAATTTATATGCCATTTACAACTTTTAGAAAAATGTATAACCTTGGTGATAATATTGGTTGGATGGTAATTTCGGCATATAAAGATGCTGATATAGTTAAAGTAGAAGAAGAGGTAAAATCAATTTTAAGATTAAGGCATAGTGTACACCCAGATGATGATAGAGCCTTTGGATCAGCCAATTTGGGTGAAATGTTTGGTAAACTGATGGGTTTTGTAACTGGTATGCAATTTTTAACTTGGTTTGTTGGTATATCTACATTGCTAGCAGGAGTTATTGCAATAGGTAGTATTTTATTGATTACCGTTAAGGAACGAACTAAAGAAATAGGAGTAAGAAGAGCAATTGGAGCGACGCCAAGTAAAATTAGAGGACAAATAGTCTTAGAATCAGTATTTTTAACAACTATTGCAGGTGCTTTAGGAATTATTTTTGCAGGATTTGTTTTATGGTTCTTAAATTCACAATTTGGTGAAAATGCAAGTGATTTTCCTTTCACCAACCCAACAGTAAATATACCTATTGCTTTAGGAGCAGTAGCAGCATTAGTAATATTTGGCTCATTAATAGGAATGATTCCAGCACAAAGAGCAGTAAGTATAAGACCCATAGAGGCCTTAAGAGAAGAATAA
- a CDS encoding efflux RND transporter periplasmic adaptor subunit, with translation MKKTILFSIIGLALVAVLIWFGKMNKKAPETYETEKPFKTTIIKKTVATGKVTPLEEVEIKPQISGIIDKILLEEGDKVKKGDLIATVRVVPNEQSLTSARGRVSNLQLSLNNSKVVYDRNKSLFDKGVIARQEFENAELAYNQALQNLRNAQNDYQIIKKGSASGSGGSSNTNIRATASGTILEIPVEEGDQVIESNNFNAGTSIASIADMSKMIFEGQVDEAEVGKIKVNTDLEIAIGAIDDIKFPAKLNFIAPKGTEESGTVQFTIKANVTLEDDYFLRAGYSANAEIILEQKDSVMSIKESVMQFDKTTEKPYVEVLVGDQQFERRDIEIGISDGVNVEVISGVTSEDDIKIWNKKATKDTTDENNND, from the coding sequence ATGAAAAAAACAATTTTATTTTCAATTATAGGATTAGCATTAGTGGCTGTTTTAATATGGTTCGGAAAAATGAATAAAAAAGCTCCTGAAACTTATGAAACAGAAAAGCCATTTAAAACGACTATAATTAAGAAAACAGTTGCAACAGGAAAAGTCACTCCGCTTGAAGAAGTTGAAATTAAACCTCAAATTTCTGGAATTATCGATAAAATTCTTTTAGAAGAAGGTGATAAGGTTAAAAAAGGAGATTTAATAGCAACAGTTAGAGTTGTTCCAAATGAGCAATCTTTAACAAGCGCTAGAGGTAGGGTAAGTAATTTGCAATTGTCATTAAATAATTCTAAAGTTGTTTATGATCGAAATAAATCTTTATTTGATAAAGGGGTTATTGCACGTCAAGAGTTTGAAAATGCTGAATTAGCGTATAATCAAGCTTTGCAAAATTTAAGAAACGCTCAAAACGATTATCAAATAATTAAAAAAGGTTCTGCAAGTGGCTCTGGTGGTTCATCAAATACCAATATTAGAGCTACAGCTAGTGGTACAATTCTTGAAATTCCTGTTGAAGAAGGTGATCAAGTTATTGAGTCTAATAATTTCAATGCAGGAACTAGTATAGCATCTATTGCCGATATGTCTAAAATGATTTTTGAAGGTCAAGTTGACGAAGCAGAAGTTGGAAAAATTAAAGTTAATACAGATTTAGAAATTGCTATAGGTGCAATTGATGATATTAAATTTCCAGCAAAATTAAATTTTATCGCACCAAAAGGTACGGAAGAAAGTGGAACTGTTCAATTTACCATAAAGGCTAATGTAACTTTAGAAGATGATTATTTTTTAAGAGCAGGTTATAGTGCTAATGCTGAGATTATTTTAGAACAAAAAGATAGTGTAATGTCAATTAAAGAGTCTGTTATGCAATTTGATAAAACGACTGAAAAACCATACGTAGAGGTGCTTGTGGGAGATCAGCAATTTGAAAGACGAGATATAGAAATTGGAATTTCTGACGGTGTAAATGTAGAAGTTATTTCTGGTGTTACGAGTGAAGATGATATCAAAATTTGGAATAAAAAAGCAACTAAAGATACAACAGACGAAAATAATAATGATTAA